The following proteins are encoded in a genomic region of Dyadobacter sp. UC 10:
- a CDS encoding FecR family protein, producing the protein MDKKSFRNLVKKYLRGETSEAENRWLEAYDRKLDREPGELLSHDKANLIEEDIANRLRQHIQAGRDRGTKSLWPVFRVAALIALTLGLGWFLVIKTQLFSGQKQVSQFTEIQVPYGKIKKLKLEDGTLVTLNAGSRFKYPGHFNADSREVWLQGEAYFDVSHQAGKPFLVSTRHVQVQVLGTRFNVNAFPENHTAQVSVAEGKVAVQDVRKRNEKLLLLAGDKADYVAENQSLTKTSIAESEVLAWQNGHLNFKNESFKNVAAALERRYAVKIEVDQAIADCRIYAQIGNDPVEKALEALTVLMQAKLSGGGKEFRFSGKQCQ; encoded by the coding sequence ATGGATAAAAAATCTTTCAGAAACCTGGTTAAAAAATATCTTCGCGGGGAAACTTCCGAAGCGGAAAACCGCTGGCTGGAAGCGTATGACCGGAAGCTGGACCGCGAGCCAGGTGAGCTTTTATCCCACGATAAGGCAAACCTGATAGAAGAAGATATTGCAAACCGCCTGCGTCAGCACATCCAGGCAGGCCGCGACCGTGGGACAAAAAGTCTTTGGCCGGTTTTCAGAGTGGCAGCACTTATCGCACTCACCCTGGGTCTCGGCTGGTTTTTAGTAATCAAAACGCAGCTTTTTTCCGGGCAAAAACAGGTATCTCAATTCACAGAAATCCAGGTGCCTTATGGAAAGATCAAAAAGCTGAAACTGGAAGACGGTACCCTGGTTACCCTCAATGCGGGCAGCCGTTTCAAATATCCCGGCCATTTCAATGCAGATTCGCGGGAAGTCTGGCTGCAGGGTGAAGCTTATTTCGACGTGAGCCACCAGGCGGGGAAGCCGTTTCTGGTGAGCACCCGGCATGTACAGGTCCAGGTACTTGGTACCCGGTTCAATGTCAATGCATTTCCTGAGAACCATACCGCGCAGGTTTCAGTCGCAGAAGGGAAAGTGGCCGTTCAGGATGTGCGGAAAAGGAATGAAAAGCTGCTACTCCTCGCAGGCGACAAAGCAGATTATGTTGCTGAAAATCAATCTTTAACCAAGACCAGTATAGCAGAAAGCGAAGTGCTGGCCTGGCAAAACGGACATTTGAATTTTAAAAACGAATCCTTTAAAAACGTCGCTGCGGCGCTGGAACGCAGGTATGCAGTAAAAATAGAAGTGGATCAGGCGATTGCAGATTGCCGCATTTACGCGCAGATAGGAAACGACCCGGTAGAAAAAGCGCTGGAAGCATTGACGGTTTTGATGCAGGCGAAACTGAGCGGCGGTGGCAAGGAATTCAGATTTTCAGGAAAACAATGTCAATAA
- a CDS encoding TonB-dependent receptor, whose protein sequence is MKSISFTKRFYGYVMKLSAIVMVVVGLTSTVAISGTALGQKILDQKVTLRIQNTPLTDALDQLSDRTGVKFLYSAEAIRASRPVTADFQNKTLKTVLDNLLPPARLKYVLEGEYIIVKPDLPAIKSKASAQAETEVTGKVLDEKGAGLPGVNIAIKGTTKGTSTDVEGNFKLVVDGNTSVLVFSFVGYQGQEVTVGDQTAFEIKLVPDNSQLNEVVVIGYGTQKVADLTGSVASINTTTTRSLPVSTIDQKMIGQVAGVQIQQVSGAPGAGSSVKIRGSGSLGAGNEPLYVVDGMPYSSGLNANTNPLLFINPNDIESVTVLKDASSTAIYGSRGANGVIMITTKKAGYDRTDVSFSSMRGVQTVPQRGRPQLMNQREFADFQRDRIAIAVRRLENRAATIEDYPEAYRNLDALQGPGTDWYDLLLQSAPVQDHNLSIQKGSKESLLSFSLGYFNQEGTVKYTGVERFSSRIGFDSKIGKVFKVGASLQPTYINQKRTQTNSNRGDILGVANWANPVTSPYDANGELVPYIVSPQSKYHSAWSFANPLFVLRETVQSERSFQNLGIAFAEWDITPELRFKTSINTIWSTSKFSQYIPSTVGSPNTPPVAGTGSAIKNTGQSFNWLVENTLNYEKEFGDHRINALLGYTTQKFRGTSVSLTAKPFANDLIQTINAAQAINAWGEDVNEWSMISYLGRLNYAFKNRYLLTATFRSDGSSRFGANNRFAFFPSVAAAWRVSEEAFFQENKLINNLKLRASFGKSGNNNIGNYSHLAAISAGAYVFGNNQVTAATVGLSNPFLGWEESNQIDVGADLEMFNSRLSLAVDYYYRKSMNMLLPDVIPAITGFNSQTVNKGNIRNTGIEIALGGTPVAGTFNWDVNLNLAFNRNRVLSLNDNGDRILAGNNDNNATNVTVVGKPIGQFFGYVFDGLYTAEDIANPEIIKTPQVYEGNIRYRDINGDGVITDMLDYTIIGNPQPDFIFGFTNSFSYKGLSLNVIVNGQRGGQVMNGLRQTVDNLQGFFNVSQEWTNRWKSAENPGDGRHYGIPKLTPSLGHRVSSLWVEDASYLRISNVTLGYSLPDQLMKATRFIKGARIYATVQNLAMFTKYGGANPEAQNASVSNTLAPGIDMSAYPLSRTVSGGINLTF, encoded by the coding sequence ATGAAATCGATATCGTTTACCAAACGATTTTACGGCTATGTCATGAAACTATCGGCCATCGTCATGGTTGTAGTTGGCCTTACCAGCACCGTCGCCATATCGGGTACCGCGTTGGGGCAGAAGATCCTGGACCAGAAAGTCACGCTTCGCATCCAGAATACCCCGCTAACCGATGCGCTCGATCAGCTATCGGACCGCACGGGTGTCAAATTCCTTTATTCGGCCGAAGCAATACGTGCTTCCAGACCTGTTACCGCTGATTTTCAAAACAAAACATTAAAAACCGTACTCGATAACCTGCTGCCGCCGGCCAGATTGAAGTATGTGCTCGAAGGCGAGTACATCATTGTCAAACCTGATTTGCCTGCTATCAAAAGCAAAGCCAGCGCGCAGGCGGAAACGGAGGTAACGGGCAAGGTGCTTGATGAAAAAGGTGCCGGCCTGCCGGGTGTCAATATTGCGATCAAAGGCACCACAAAAGGTACCAGTACGGATGTGGAGGGGAATTTCAAACTGGTAGTCGACGGAAATACCAGTGTGCTGGTCTTCTCTTTCGTCGGTTACCAGGGGCAGGAAGTTACGGTCGGCGATCAGACTGCATTTGAGATCAAACTGGTGCCGGACAACAGCCAGCTGAACGAGGTGGTGGTGATCGGATACGGTACCCAGAAAGTAGCGGATCTCACAGGCTCGGTGGCTTCGATCAATACCACTACCACCCGCTCACTCCCTGTTTCAACGATCGACCAGAAAATGATAGGTCAGGTGGCGGGTGTGCAGATCCAGCAGGTATCCGGCGCTCCCGGTGCCGGTTCTTCCGTTAAAATCCGGGGTAGCGGCTCGCTGGGGGCTGGAAACGAGCCGCTTTATGTAGTGGACGGAATGCCTTATTCTTCGGGGTTGAATGCCAATACCAACCCGCTTCTTTTTATTAATCCGAATGATATCGAGTCGGTGACGGTGCTGAAAGATGCATCTTCCACTGCTATTTACGGTTCGCGCGGGGCGAACGGGGTGATTATGATCACGACCAAAAAAGCCGGTTATGATCGTACAGATGTAAGTTTTTCGTCCATGCGCGGGGTGCAAACCGTACCGCAACGCGGCCGGCCGCAGCTGATGAACCAGCGCGAATTTGCCGACTTTCAGCGCGACAGGATTGCGATTGCAGTGAGGCGGCTGGAAAACCGCGCGGCAACTATTGAAGACTATCCCGAAGCATACCGCAACCTCGACGCACTGCAAGGCCCCGGTACCGACTGGTACGATCTGCTGCTGCAATCGGCTCCGGTTCAGGATCATAACCTGAGCATTCAGAAAGGCTCGAAAGAATCGCTGTTGTCTTTCAGCCTGGGTTACTTCAATCAGGAAGGCACCGTTAAATACACAGGCGTGGAGCGTTTCAGCAGCCGGATCGGGTTTGATTCGAAAATCGGAAAGGTCTTTAAAGTCGGCGCTTCGCTGCAGCCAACTTATATCAATCAGAAAAGAACCCAGACAAATTCCAACCGGGGGGATATATTGGGGGTTGCTAACTGGGCCAATCCGGTGACGTCGCCGTATGACGCAAATGGCGAGCTGGTGCCCTACATTGTTTCACCCCAAAGCAAGTACCATTCGGCGTGGAGCTTTGCCAACCCCCTTTTCGTTTTGCGGGAAACCGTCCAGTCGGAGCGTAGCTTCCAAAATCTGGGCATTGCGTTTGCGGAGTGGGACATTACCCCAGAGCTGCGTTTCAAAACTTCTATCAATACCATTTGGTCAACGTCGAAATTCAGCCAATACATTCCAAGTACGGTCGGCTCGCCCAATACACCGCCGGTGGCAGGTACAGGTTCTGCCATAAAAAATACCGGACAAAGCTTTAACTGGCTGGTTGAAAACACCTTGAATTATGAAAAGGAATTCGGCGACCACCGCATCAATGCGCTGCTCGGCTACACTACCCAGAAGTTCAGGGGGACAAGTGTTTCGCTTACCGCCAAACCGTTCGCAAATGACCTGATCCAGACGATCAATGCGGCTCAGGCGATCAATGCCTGGGGGGAGGATGTGAACGAGTGGAGCATGATCTCATACCTGGGCAGACTGAACTACGCGTTTAAAAACCGCTATTTGCTCACCGCCACATTCCGTTCTGATGGTTCTTCCCGCTTCGGGGCCAATAATCGGTTTGCATTTTTTCCCTCAGTCGCTGCCGCGTGGCGCGTGTCGGAAGAGGCATTTTTTCAGGAGAACAAGCTGATCAATAATCTCAAGCTGCGGGCCAGTTTTGGTAAAAGCGGAAATAACAATATCGGTAACTACTCCCATTTGGCCGCGATCAGTGCGGGCGCTTATGTATTTGGTAATAATCAGGTTACGGCTGCTACTGTCGGGCTTTCAAATCCTTTCCTGGGCTGGGAAGAGTCGAACCAGATCGACGTAGGTGCCGACCTGGAAATGTTCAACAGCCGGCTTTCGCTCGCGGTGGATTATTATTACCGGAAAAGCATGAATATGCTGCTTCCCGATGTGATCCCTGCGATTACGGGTTTCAATTCACAAACTGTCAACAAAGGAAATATCCGCAATACGGGCATTGAGATTGCCCTGGGAGGCACGCCGGTGGCGGGCACTTTCAACTGGGATGTGAACCTGAACCTCGCTTTCAACCGCAACAGGGTACTGTCGCTCAACGACAACGGTGACCGCATTTTGGCGGGTAACAACGACAACAATGCAACCAATGTGACGGTGGTCGGAAAGCCGATCGGCCAGTTTTTTGGGTATGTGTTCGACGGCTTGTATACCGCCGAGGATATTGCTAACCCGGAAATTATCAAAACGCCGCAGGTTTACGAAGGAAATATCCGCTACAGGGATATCAATGGCGACGGGGTAATTACGGATATGCTGGACTACACAATTATCGGCAATCCTCAGCCCGACTTCATTTTCGGCTTTACCAACAGTTTTTCTTACAAAGGATTAAGTCTGAACGTAATTGTAAATGGTCAGCGCGGCGGCCAGGTGATGAACGGGCTCAGGCAAACGGTAGACAACCTGCAGGGGTTTTTCAATGTGAGCCAGGAATGGACCAACCGATGGAAGAGCGCCGAAAATCCCGGTGACGGCAGGCATTACGGTATTCCGAAACTTACCCCGAGCCTGGGGCACCGTGTTTCCAGCTTGTGGGTTGAAGATGCCAGTTACCTGCGGATCAGCAATGTAACGCTGGGTTATTCGCTGCCCGACCAGCTCATGAAAGCGACGCGGTTTATCAAAGGTGCGCGCATTTACGCGACCGTGCAAAACCTGGCGATGTTCACCAAATATGGCGGTGCAAATCCAGAGGCGCAGAATGCGAGTGTGAGCAATACGCTCGCGCCGGGAATTGATATGTCGGCATACCCGCTTTCAAGGACCGTATCAGGGGGTATTAACCTGACATTTTAA
- a CDS encoding RagB/SusD family nutrient uptake outer membrane protein — protein sequence MKKIFLLLTLALVTGCKNDFLELYPETTLNESNFYKSEVEFILLANGCYVPLRNLERVEHWVMAELPSDNGSFQYSTVTGEASKGVIDQFIMSTSNVAYANFWNTSYNGITRTNKLLNEIDRPEVSWAKMSYKERTAGEAKFLRALYYFNLVRQYGGVPLVLKPISAQEAVGIKRATEEEIYSTIIDDLKAAVTHFKAARDVEENGRAGEGAALGLLGKVYLTNHQYELAASVLKEVIDLGKYSLLPTYADVFNPAAKDFKETIFAVQYSENTAELANRFLFWFAPWSSAGEVTKRPNITLQGGGWNQPTDDLLAAFEAGDKRKEVSIAFWTGKDWDGTIRSIPYCNKFKAPLAAPDDRTGDNFPILRYSDILLMYAEALNEQGKTTEAIPFVQQVRTRAGLTKAITGLTKTQLTDQIAKERQVEFCFENQRLYDLKRTGKALEVLTAHGAREKAKKSFLYAAAFEMSAFKLLAPIPEEQVLINKLQQNPGY from the coding sequence ATGAAAAAGATATTCCTGCTGCTTACGCTCGCTTTGGTTACAGGCTGCAAAAACGATTTTCTGGAACTTTATCCGGAAACGACATTGAACGAAAGCAATTTTTATAAATCGGAAGTGGAGTTCATACTACTGGCCAACGGTTGTTATGTTCCGCTGCGCAATCTCGAACGGGTGGAACACTGGGTAATGGCCGAACTACCTTCCGACAACGGGAGCTTTCAATACAGTACGGTGACGGGAGAGGCGTCGAAAGGTGTTATAGATCAGTTCATTATGTCTACCAGTAATGTGGCATATGCAAATTTTTGGAATACATCCTATAACGGAATTACCAGGACAAATAAGCTGCTGAACGAGATAGACCGGCCCGAGGTAAGCTGGGCTAAAATGTCGTACAAGGAGCGTACTGCCGGCGAGGCGAAGTTTTTGCGTGCGTTGTATTATTTCAATTTGGTAAGGCAGTACGGCGGCGTGCCGCTGGTGCTCAAACCCATCAGTGCCCAGGAAGCGGTAGGCATTAAAAGGGCAACCGAGGAAGAAATTTACAGTACGATTATCGACGACCTCAAAGCGGCTGTCACCCACTTTAAAGCTGCCCGGGACGTAGAGGAAAACGGCAGGGCCGGCGAGGGGGCTGCTCTCGGGCTTTTGGGTAAAGTATACCTTACCAATCATCAATATGAATTGGCTGCCAGTGTGTTGAAAGAAGTGATTGATTTGGGTAAGTATAGTTTGCTGCCCACCTATGCCGACGTGTTCAATCCTGCTGCAAAGGATTTTAAGGAAACCATTTTTGCGGTACAATATTCGGAAAACACCGCGGAGCTGGCCAACCGTTTTCTGTTCTGGTTCGCGCCCTGGTCGTCGGCTGGGGAGGTAACAAAGCGACCGAATATCACACTTCAGGGAGGCGGCTGGAACCAGCCTACCGATGATCTGCTGGCCGCATTCGAAGCGGGTGACAAACGGAAAGAAGTTTCAATTGCATTCTGGACGGGTAAAGATTGGGATGGGACAATTCGTTCAATTCCTTATTGCAACAAATTCAAAGCGCCGCTGGCAGCGCCGGATGACCGTACGGGCGACAATTTTCCCATTCTCCGCTATTCCGATATTCTCCTGATGTACGCGGAGGCATTGAACGAGCAAGGAAAAACGACCGAGGCAATCCCGTTTGTGCAGCAGGTGCGCACGCGGGCCGGACTCACGAAAGCAATTACAGGTTTGACTAAAACACAATTAACAGACCAGATCGCCAAAGAGCGACAGGTGGAATTTTGTTTCGAGAACCAGCGGTTGTACGACCTGAAACGGACCGGGAAAGCCCTGGAAGTACTCACTGCGCACGGTGCGCGGGAAAAGGCGAAAAAATCATTTCTGTACGCGGCTGCATTTGAAATGAGTGCATTTAAACTCCTCGCGCCGATACCGGAAGAGCAGGTCCTTATCAACAAACTCCAGCAAAATCCAGGGTATTAA